In a genomic window of Gouania willdenowi chromosome 11, fGouWil2.1, whole genome shotgun sequence:
- the rbm24a gene encoding RNA-binding protein 24: MHTTQKDTTYTKIFVGGLPYHTTDSSLRKYFEVFGEIEEAVVITDRQTGKSRGYGFVTMSDRSAADRACKDPNPIIDGRKANVNLAYLGAKPRVMQPGFTFGVPQIHPAFIQRPYGIPAHYMYPQAFVQPSMVIPHVQPAATTPAAATSPYIDYTGAAYAQYSANAAAAYEQYPYAASPAATGYMTTAGYGYALQQPLPPAAPGSVAAAAAATFGQYPPQQLQADRMQ; this comes from the exons ATGCACACCACGCAAAAGGACACGACCTACACCAAGATCTTCGTCGGGGGTCTCCCCTACCACACCACCGACTCAAGTCTCAGGAAATACTTTGAGGTGTTCGGGGAGATCGAAGAGGCTGTGGTCATCACTGACAGACAGACCGGCAAGTCCAGAGGTTATGGATTT GTGACGATGTCCGACCGCTCAGCTGCAGATCGGGCCTGTAAGGATCCAAACCCCATCATCGATGGCAGGAAGGCCAACGTTAACCTGGCCTACCTGGGAGCCAAACCTCGAGTGATGCAGCCAG GTTTTACCTTTGGTGTTCCACAGATTCACCCAGCATTCATCCAGCGGCCTTATGG AATCCCAGCCCACTACATGTACCCTCAGGCCTTTGTACAGCCCAGCATGGTCATCCCTCATGTGCAGCCAGCGGCCACTACACCAGCCGCCGCCACCTCCCCTTACATCGACTACACTGGAGCTGCCTATGCACAGTACTCTGCCAACGCCGCAGCCGCGTACGAGCAGTATCCTTACGCCGCCTCCCCTGCTGCCACCGGCTACATGACCACTGCAGGATACGGCTACGCTCTTCAGCAGCCTTTACCTCCAGCCGCCCCGGGATCAGTTGCCgcagctgctgctgccaccttcggCCAGTACCCGCCTCAGCAGCTGCAAGCCGACCGCATGCAATAG
- the stmnd1 gene encoding uncharacterized protein stmnd1: MGCSLSKKTPLEVIHGPAEETEEQEEAADKHGGRGDSAVSKGTSDSGVVMDNKECMLPGVVPFQLPPLISESVGKRQATQTGLKQGGSPAQERLKSSEILEELLNEGIIPGQSTSGEATGIMLNNSEESRRRPPARLESLSTKNTQSVLNRDEIDQKMRQAESRGDELKTQVESSVARRPAPPAPPAPAAEEEDDDAFLTPVELLQSTLPADAGPALQLHINAIREVAEGEGSTRVIDESECRPDSGGAEETTGREQQWMRRGGGSEGEERGSQSVVKEDDEVTKVEELMVGQLVTALEELENDSSFQHGEEQEGTF, encoded by the exons ATGGGCTGTAGTTTGTCTAAGAAAACCCCGTTAGAAGTGATTCACGGACCAGCGGAGGAGACCGAAGAACAG GAGGAGGCAGCAGATAAACATGGAGGTCGAGGTGACTCGGCCGTGTCGAAGGGCACCTCAGACAGTGGCGTGGTGATGGACAACAAAGAGTGCATGTTGCCTGGAGTCGTGCCCTTTCAGCTTCCTCCTTTGATCTCTGAGAGTGTAGGGAAAAGACAGGCAACACAAACAG GTTTAAAGCAGGGTGGAAGTCCAGCACAGGAGCGTTTGAAGTCCAGTGAGATCCTGGAGGAGCTCCTCAATGAGGGCATCATCCCAGGACAGAGCACATCAGGAGAGGCCACTGGCATCATG ttgAATAACAGTGAAGAGAGCAGACGGAGGCCTCCTGCCAGACTGGAATCTCTGAGCACCAAAAATACTCAAAGTGTCCTCAACAGGGACGAGATTGACCAGAAGATGAGACAGGCAGAG TCAAGGGGGGACGAGCTCAAAACACAAGTAGAGTCTTCGGTTGCTCGTCGTCctgctcctcctgctcctcctgctcctgctgctgaggaggaggatgatgatgccTTCCTCACACCTGTGGAGCTGCTGCAGTCAACTCTCCCTGCTGACGCTGGCCCTGCTCTGCAGCTTCACATCAACGCCATACGTGAAGTTGCTGAGGGAGAAGGCAGCACGAGAGTTATTGATGAGAGCGAGTGTAGACCAGACAGTGGAGGAGCGGAGGAGACCACAGGAAGAGAGCAGCAATGGATGAGGAGGGGGGGTGGAAGTGAAGGTGAAGAGCGAGGGAGTCAAAGTGTTGTGAAGGAAGATGACGAGGTCACGAAAGTGGAGGAGTTGATGGTTGGTCAGCTAGTCACAGCTTTGGAGGAGCTGGAGAATGATTCCAGCTTTCAACATGGTGAGGAACAAGAGGGAACATTCTAA